One part of the Treponema peruense genome encodes these proteins:
- a CDS encoding M20 family metallo-hydrolase, translated as MGISGEFKKVREGIGSGLRDIIELESILTRNKALAPENGGDGELQKCLALEEWLKKNGITDLKRYDAPDSRVSSGIRPNLVATIKGLDDTKCIWVCAHLDVVPAGEKSLWKTDPWTLTEADGKIYGRGVEDNQQGLCSGVLAALAFVRTGIMPKTTIKLLFMADEEVGSRYGVRYLIKEYPDFFSKNDLILIPDGGDSNGETIEIAEKNIAWFKFHTTGRQSHGSRPDLGRNAHLAACDLALRVHDMENFFDEKNPLFDPPYSTFEPTMHMANVDGVNIIPGDDVFCADCRINPGYTLDQVRAELQKRIDAVEKKYEVKIDVAELQAEQSVATKEDAPVVQKLKFALETAHGIKARCVGIGGGTVGAYLRNAGFDCVVWSSMDELAHQPNEYALISNIAKDAETIACMAVME; from the coding sequence ATGGGTATTTCCGGGGAATTCAAAAAGGTAAGGGAAGGTATTGGCAGTGGTTTAAGGGATATAATTGAACTTGAATCAATTCTTACGCGCAACAAAGCACTTGCTCCTGAAAACGGCGGAGACGGTGAACTTCAAAAGTGTCTTGCGCTCGAAGAATGGCTTAAGAAAAACGGCATTACTGACCTCAAAAGGTATGATGCCCCCGATTCCCGTGTTTCTTCCGGAATACGCCCCAATCTTGTTGCAACAATAAAAGGACTTGATGACACAAAATGCATCTGGGTCTGCGCGCACCTTGACGTTGTTCCGGCAGGCGAAAAATCTTTGTGGAAAACAGATCCCTGGACTCTTACAGAAGCAGACGGCAAAATTTACGGCCGCGGTGTAGAAGACAACCAGCAGGGACTTTGCAGCGGTGTACTCGCCGCGCTTGCTTTTGTAAGAACAGGCATAATGCCAAAAACAACAATAAAACTTCTTTTTATGGCAGACGAAGAGGTTGGTTCAAGATACGGAGTCAGGTATCTTATAAAAGAATATCCCGATTTTTTTTCAAAGAATGACCTTATTCTTATTCCGGACGGGGGTGACTCCAATGGTGAAACAATAGAAATTGCCGAAAAAAATATTGCCTGGTTCAAATTCCACACTACCGGCCGACAGTCCCACGGTTCGCGCCCTGATCTGGGACGAAATGCACATCTTGCGGCCTGCGATCTGGCACTGCGCGTACACGACATGGAAAATTTCTTTGATGAAAAAAATCCGCTGTTTGACCCGCCTTATTCGACATTTGAACCTACAATGCACATGGCAAATGTAGACGGCGTAAACATAATTCCCGGCGATGACGTCTTTTGTGCAGACTGCCGCATTAACCCCGGATATACTCTGGATCAGGTACGCGCAGAACTTCAGAAAAGAATAGATGCCGTAGAAAAGAAATATGAAGTAAAAATAGATGTTGCCGAGCTTCAGGCTGAACAGAGTGTCGCTACAAAAGAAGATGCTCCCGTTGTGCAAAAACTAAAGTTTGCCCTTGAAACCGCACACGGCATAAAGGCACGCTGTGTAGGTATAGGCGGCGGAACAGTAGGTGCTTATCTGAGAAACGCCGGCTTTGACTGTGTAGTCTGGTCATCAATGGATGAACTGGCACACCAGCCCAACGAATATGCGTTAATTTCAAACATAGCAAAAGATGCCGAAACAATTGCCTGCATGGCAGTTATGGAGTAA
- the abc-f gene encoding ribosomal protection-like ABC-F family protein — protein MSFVQFSKVSLAFGDRDILKDVSVNLATGTKAALTGANGAGKSTLIKIMAGITEPDSGERITQKDTRIAYLPQSGLVHSGCTLREEADKAFAWGYDIQARADAIGDALKSSPENSDKLAEEHAELIAKLDESGWYRRAVLAEQVLLGLGFSREDFSKRTEAFSGGWQMRIALAKALMCGPDILLLDEPTNYLDIEARNWLEKFLSEFHGGFLLVSHDRYFLDHTINEVYELFNGTLKRYPGNFTHYEEVRKVELNTLIASYEQQQQEITKLEDFIRRFGYKATKAAQAQERQKQLDKLLENKIEIPESLKKIRFTFPEAPHSGQIVLTLDKICKTYDGTFNVINNLDMVIEKNERIVVAGRNGAGKSTLLRIIAGADKDYSGEVRLGSGVSVGYFSQDSAEKIKGSESILDRLESHAPLELIPKLRDMLGAFLFRGDDVYKSIDVLSGGEKSRIALLELLLRPVNLLVLDEPTNHLDMHSKDVLLDALKDFCGTVIFVSHDRGFIESLATRVLELHPGTFRVFPGDYKYYMQRLEDEAAGTVGASSFGGGTAGAAVTAGTRSSSEKASGAEKDTSSAVKLSWEEQKKANAERRKIEREVQNLEEQIEAAEAKKAELENQMANPAVYSDGVKSREVQKKINDISLELEKLNSAWEEAAEKLD, from the coding sequence ATGTCTTTTGTTCAGTTTTCAAAAGTGTCCCTGGCTTTTGGGGACAGAGATATTCTTAAGGATGTTTCCGTAAATCTTGCAACGGGAACAAAGGCTGCCCTTACCGGTGCCAATGGTGCGGGAAAGTCCACTCTTATTAAAATTATGGCCGGAATAACGGAACCCGACTCCGGTGAGCGCATAACGCAGAAAGATACAAGAATTGCATATCTTCCACAGAGCGGCCTTGTTCACAGTGGCTGTACGTTAAGAGAAGAAGCCGACAAAGCCTTTGCGTGGGGATATGACATACAGGCCCGTGCAGACGCAATCGGTGACGCACTCAAATCTTCCCCAGAAAATTCAGACAAGCTTGCAGAAGAACACGCAGAACTTATTGCAAAACTTGACGAAAGTGGCTGGTACAGAAGAGCCGTTCTTGCCGAACAGGTTCTGCTTGGACTTGGTTTTTCGCGCGAAGATTTTTCAAAACGTACAGAAGCGTTTTCTGGCGGATGGCAGATGAGAATTGCACTTGCTAAAGCACTTATGTGCGGTCCTGACATTCTGCTTTTGGACGAACCCACCAACTATCTTGATATAGAAGCAAGAAACTGGCTTGAAAAATTCCTTTCAGAATTCCACGGCGGATTCCTTCTTGTAAGCCACGACAGATATTTTCTTGACCACACAATAAATGAAGTTTACGAACTTTTTAACGGAACCCTAAAGCGCTACCCCGGAAACTTCACTCATTATGAAGAAGTCAGAAAAGTCGAACTTAACACGCTCATTGCTTCATACGAACAGCAGCAGCAGGAAATTACGAAACTCGAAGACTTTATACGCCGCTTCGGTTACAAGGCAACAAAAGCAGCCCAGGCGCAGGAAAGACAGAAGCAGCTCGACAAACTTCTAGAAAACAAAATAGAAATTCCTGAAAGCCTCAAAAAAATAAGGTTTACTTTTCCCGAGGCACCGCATTCAGGACAGATTGTTCTAACACTTGACAAAATCTGCAAAACTTATGATGGAACATTCAATGTCATAAACAATCTTGACATGGTTATAGAAAAGAACGAACGCATTGTTGTAGCAGGACGCAACGGAGCCGGAAAGTCCACTCTTTTAAGAATTATTGCCGGGGCCGACAAGGATTACAGCGGCGAGGTGCGGCTTGGAAGCGGGGTTTCTGTAGGCTACTTTTCGCAGGACAGTGCAGAAAAAATAAAAGGCAGTGAAAGTATTCTTGACAGGCTTGAATCGCATGCCCCTCTTGAACTTATTCCAAAACTCCGTGACATGCTGGGAGCGTTTTTGTTCCGGGGCGACGATGTTTACAAAAGTATAGACGTTCTTTCGGGCGGTGAAAAAAGCAGAATAGCTCTTCTGGAACTTCTTTTGCGCCCGGTAAATCTTCTTGTGCTTGATGAACCGACAAACCACCTTGACATGCACTCAAAGGACGTTCTTCTTGATGCCCTCAAAGATTTTTGCGGAACAGTAATTTTTGTAAGCCATGACCGCGGTTTTATAGAAAGCCTTGCAACAAGGGTACTTGAGCTTCATCCCGGAACATTCAGGGTTTTCCCCGGTGACTACAAATACTACATGCAGCGCCTTGAAGATGAAGCGGCAGGTACTGTGGGTGCATCTTCTTTTGGCGGCGGAACAGCAGGCGCAGCGGTAACTGCCGGTACCAGGTCTTCTTCAGAAAAGGCTTCAGGCGCAGAAAAAGACACTTCGAGTGCAGTAAAACTTTCGTGGGAAGAACAGAAAAAGGCAAATGCAGAGCGCCGCAAAATAGAAAGAGAAGTGCAGAATCTTGAAGAACAGATAGAAGCTGCCGAAGCAAAAAAAGCGGAACTTGAAAACCAGATGGCAAATCCTGCGGTTTATTCAGACGGTGTAAAAAGCCGCGAAGTCCAGAAGAAAATAAATGATATTTCACTGGAACTCGAAAAGCTCAATTCAGCATGGGAAGAAGCTGCAGAAAAACTTGACTGA
- the aroA gene encoding 3-phosphoshikimate 1-carboxyvinyltransferase: MKTISSNTTLSGHITVPGSKSHTIRALLLASLADGTSKIHNPLPSADCLSTGNAIPLIGAKIDFGSSSEAGSTWTVKGAGKNVHLPENVVDVGNSGSLLYFMSPIAATFEGCSIFTGDASIRKRPVTHMVDALNQLGANAYIARPGSDSCPMVINGPINTKNTVVTDGRLSQYVSGMMMAATRMDGTLKIQLTDPKETPYLTMTKKWLEKAGVTVRMSEDFKNVEVDGPVQIKAFDCTIPSDWEAVAFPLIAALITDSEITIDNIDGSGTQGDEEIVNVLKHLGADIEWNREKQFITVRGLKKSRNGTGRLTTEELPGKELHVNLSGFPDAVCALAAIACFTEGTIYIEDIGVCRRKETDRIKVLREELTKLGASVEEGEDFLVIHGHSPVKADGSANPEFVLHGAEIESYLDHRIAMSLACLGLGLKEGQSVAVKDAECCSVSFPHFFEKMNGIGANFKIL, from the coding sequence ATGAAAACAATTTCCTCAAACACAACACTTTCAGGACATATAACAGTACCGGGTTCAAAATCGCATACAATACGTGCACTTCTTTTGGCATCCCTTGCCGATGGAACATCAAAAATACACAATCCTCTGCCGAGTGCAGACTGTCTGAGCACAGGAAATGCCATTCCGCTTATAGGCGCAAAGATAGATTTCGGGAGCAGTTCAGAAGCCGGCAGCACATGGACTGTAAAAGGAGCGGGTAAAAACGTTCACCTTCCCGAAAACGTAGTTGATGTAGGAAACAGCGGTTCCCTTCTCTATTTTATGTCTCCAATCGCCGCTACATTTGAAGGATGCAGTATTTTTACGGGAGACGCCAGCATCAGAAAAAGGCCCGTAACGCATATGGTCGACGCACTCAACCAGCTTGGAGCAAACGCATATATTGCCCGCCCCGGAAGCGATTCCTGCCCTATGGTAATAAACGGTCCCATAAACACAAAAAATACTGTAGTTACTGACGGCCGTTTAAGCCAGTATGTTTCGGGAATGATGATGGCCGCCACAAGAATGGACGGTACACTGAAAATTCAACTTACAGACCCAAAGGAAACTCCCTACCTTACCATGACAAAAAAATGGCTCGAAAAAGCAGGCGTTACCGTAAGAATGTCAGAAGATTTCAAGAATGTAGAAGTTGACGGTCCGGTACAGATAAAAGCCTTTGACTGCACAATACCGAGCGACTGGGAAGCGGTGGCTTTTCCGCTTATAGCAGCTTTAATAACAGACAGTGAAATAACAATTGACAACATTGACGGCAGTGGAACCCAAGGTGACGAAGAAATTGTAAATGTTCTCAAACACCTTGGAGCAGACATTGAATGGAACCGCGAAAAACAGTTTATTACAGTGCGCGGACTTAAAAAATCAAGAAACGGAACAGGAAGACTTACGACAGAAGAACTGCCCGGCAAGGAACTGCATGTTAATCTTTCGGGATTTCCTGATGCCGTATGTGCACTTGCTGCAATCGCCTGTTTTACAGAAGGAACCATATATATAGAAGATATTGGTGTATGCCGTCGCAAGGAAACAGACAGAATAAAGGTTCTCAGAGAAGAACTTACAAAACTCGGGGCCTCTGTAGAAGAAGGTGAAGATTTTCTTGTAATTCACGGACATTCCCCGGTCAAGGCAGACGGTAGCGCAAATCCTGAATTTGTTCTCCACGGTGCAGAAATCGAAAGCTATCTTGACCACCGCATTGCCATGTCACTTGCCTGTCTGGGGCTCGGGCTCAAAGAAGGACAGTCTGTTGCGGTAAAAGATGCAGAATGCTGCTCAGTAAGTTTCCCGCATTTCTTTGAAAAAATGAACGGAATCGGCGCAAATTTCAAAATTTTATAA
- the fabF gene encoding beta-ketoacyl-ACP synthase II, which translates to MNRRRVVITGMGAVSPVGATAEESWDAVKNGRSGIDRITLFDATDYPVKIAAEVKNFDITRYGLEKRDVRKMARFTQFLLCASIQAVNDSGYNRDSLKNEKAGVMVGNCIGGLDVIEAGYQKYFDPKAGPSRIPPLTTPMMIINEAAANVSMYYGLNGLSWTLGTACASGTDALGAALDLIRFGRLDVCISGGTEAAIDGFGVASFTALQALSSSYNDTPKKASRPFDKDRDGFVLGEGSAVFMLEELEHAKKRGAKIYAEVAGFGSSCDAYHITAPLKDGSGAALAVKEALEDAGMQPADIQYYNAHGTSTHANDSGETNMLKLAFGEHAYKLHISSTKSMTGHLVGAAGAIEALFCVKAINESFVPPTINLDNQDIEGGCDLDYTPNKGISLDIEAAASASLGFGGHNGCIIIKKYR; encoded by the coding sequence ATGAACAGACGAAGAGTTGTCATAACAGGAATGGGCGCTGTTTCCCCGGTTGGAGCTACAGCAGAAGAATCCTGGGACGCTGTCAAAAACGGAAGAAGCGGAATTGACCGCATTACTTTATTTGATGCAACAGATTACCCTGTAAAGATTGCCGCTGAAGTAAAAAACTTTGACATAACCCGTTACGGTTTGGAAAAAAGGGATGTGCGTAAGATGGCAAGATTCACACAGTTTCTGCTCTGCGCTTCAATTCAGGCTGTAAATGATTCGGGATACAACAGGGACAGTCTCAAAAACGAAAAGGCCGGTGTTATGGTCGGTAACTGCATAGGTGGTCTGGATGTTATTGAAGCCGGATACCAGAAGTACTTTGACCCAAAGGCCGGTCCTTCAAGAATTCCGCCGTTAACGACACCAATGATGATTATTAACGAAGCGGCCGCCAACGTAAGCATGTATTACGGTCTTAACGGACTTTCATGGACACTCGGAACAGCATGTGCTTCGGGAACTGACGCTCTTGGTGCTGCACTTGATCTTATACGTTTTGGAAGACTTGATGTCTGTATTTCAGGCGGAACTGAGGCCGCGATTGACGGTTTTGGAGTAGCAAGTTTTACGGCTCTTCAGGCACTTTCCAGCTCGTACAATGACACTCCCAAGAAGGCCAGCCGCCCGTTTGACAAAGACCGCGACGGATTTGTTTTGGGCGAAGGTTCTGCAGTATTCATGCTTGAGGAACTTGAACACGCAAAAAAACGCGGGGCAAAAATCTATGCAGAAGTTGCAGGATTCGGCTCATCATGTGACGCTTACCACATTACAGCCCCTCTCAAGGACGGAAGCGGTGCAGCACTTGCTGTAAAAGAAGCCCTTGAAGATGCAGGAATGCAGCCGGCTGATATCCAGTACTACAATGCGCACGGAACTTCTACACACGCAAATGACAGCGGCGAAACAAATATGCTCAAGCTTGCCTTCGGAGAACATGCATACAAGCTGCACATTTCTTCGACAAAAAGCATGACAGGACATCTTGTTGGTGCTGCCGGTGCAATAGAAGCGCTTTTCTGCGTAAAGGCAATCAACGAAAGCTTTGTTCCGCCTACAATAAATCTTGACAACCAGGATATTGAAGGCGGATGTGATCTTGACTACACGCCCAACAAGGGAATTTCACTTGATATAGAAGCTGCTGCCAGTGCCTCGCTAGGATTCGGCGGACACAACGGCTGCATAATAATCAAAAAATACAGGTAA
- a CDS encoding class I adenylate-forming enzyme family protein translates to MSRTYDDSMFIDTFEHEYTWLNGFMRNVRRFSAKNAIIDPETNRSWTYGSMNKEVNRFAHALQKDGVKKDDIVMAALRNSPAFAMSYVAPRKIGAILLAANFNLASGEMALLIDHNKPKIIIYSANIKNVILEAEKKCSHKPERFILADNIENEAIPEGHVSYEDYIEGMSEDEPQINFRPHIYDEVLRLCTSGTTALPKSVPLNDINEVLSAHDVIMHYPLNPNDACLNMTPWFHRGGCHCGGPCPSFYVGCAVVVMRAFQPKNTLDWVSKYSITFLMGAPANLEMLSRAQERTPKDLSSLKGIITMGAPLSKVDCIRYINTLTPNIFNGYGTTETFWNSFLRPYNLPEGAGSVGGSCIDDEVRVVQIYDDKKAEPDEMIPHDSLTEGEIIIRSPEKTTYSYYNNDEMTKEKFYRGWMYTGDTGTWDDKWFVTVRGRKDDMMVVSGENIYPTQIEEAINEHPKVKDCIVTAVPDKIRGQAVAAYVIAEDSSLTVEDLSAFCAKSPMMSKYKRPRYFAIIDEIPRTATGKKMHYMMKKRAEGDVLSGILVKG, encoded by the coding sequence ATGAGTCGCACCTATGACGATTCTATGTTTATAGACACGTTTGAGCATGAATATACCTGGCTCAACGGTTTTATGAGGAATGTAAGAAGATTTTCTGCAAAAAATGCCATAATAGATCCAGAAACAAACAGAAGCTGGACTTACGGTTCGATGAACAAAGAAGTAAACAGATTTGCTCATGCGCTGCAGAAAGACGGGGTAAAAAAAGATGATATTGTTATGGCAGCACTCAGAAATTCCCCGGCCTTTGCCATGTCCTATGTTGCCCCAAGAAAAATAGGTGCAATTCTTCTTGCCGCAAACTTTAACCTGGCTTCAGGAGAAATGGCACTTCTTATTGACCACAATAAACCCAAAATCATAATTTATTCAGCAAACATAAAAAACGTTATTCTGGAAGCAGAAAAAAAATGCAGCCACAAGCCCGAACGTTTTATTCTTGCCGACAATATTGAAAACGAAGCGATTCCCGAAGGTCATGTAAGTTATGAAGATTATATTGAAGGCATGAGCGAAGATGAACCGCAGATTAACTTCAGGCCGCATATTTATGATGAAGTACTGAGGCTCTGCACAAGCGGAACAACTGCTCTTCCCAAAAGTGTACCGCTCAATGACATAAATGAAGTTCTTTCTGCCCATGACGTAATAATGCACTACCCTCTTAATCCGAACGATGCGTGTCTTAACATGACACCGTGGTTTCACAGGGGAGGATGCCACTGCGGAGGTCCGTGCCCCAGTTTTTATGTCGGATGCGCAGTTGTTGTAATGAGGGCTTTTCAGCCCAAGAACACCTTGGACTGGGTTTCAAAATATTCAATAACTTTCCTTATGGGAGCGCCGGCAAATCTTGAGATGCTTTCAAGGGCACAGGAAAGGACACCGAAAGACCTTTCTTCGCTTAAGGGAATTATCACAATGGGTGCACCTCTTTCCAAAGTTGACTGCATAAGATACATCAACACGCTTACACCGAATATTTTCAACGGCTACGGAACAACCGAAACTTTCTGGAATTCATTTTTGAGGCCGTACAATCTTCCCGAAGGTGCCGGTTCTGTAGGCGGAAGCTGCATTGACGATGAAGTGCGCGTTGTTCAGATTTATGATGACAAAAAGGCAGAACCTGATGAAATGATACCGCACGACAGTCTTACTGAAGGCGAAATAATTATCCGCAGCCCTGAAAAAACGACATATTCATATTACAACAACGATGAAATGACTAAAGAAAAATTCTACAGGGGCTGGATGTATACCGGAGACACAGGAACATGGGATGACAAATGGTTTGTAACTGTACGTGGCAGAAAAGATGACATGATGGTTGTTTCAGGCGAAAACATTTACCCGACACAGATAGAAGAAGCCATAAACGAGCATCCCAAAGTCAAGGACTGTATTGTTACGGCCGTTCCGGACAAAATAAGGGGACAGGCAGTAGCCGCATACGTAATTGCAGAAGACAGTTCGCTTACAGTTGAAGACCTGTCAGCGTTTTGTGCCAAAAGCCCTATGATGTCAAAGTACAAGCGCCCCAGATATTTTGCAATCATAGATGAAATACCAAGAACTGCCACCGGTAAAAAAATGCACTATATGATGAAAAAACGTGCTGAAGGTGATGTTCTTTCAGGAATTCTCGTAAAGGGCTAA
- a CDS encoding MraY family glycosyltransferase, with protein MLYYLGGLLKNYWGPARLLQSYAVLIGIALYTGFFLTKIILPKFYKFLPSDRGREFTLTKETAKGKPTGSGVVFITIFVLLSFLFAPLDYLQAGILFLTWLMMLTGFLDDRSSSGWGEYLKGFLDLVIAVSAAFLSAHYLGSTSADGNLCFWLPFVSNTIKVPYWLYIIITTIMLWMSVNTTNCTDGVDGLSSSLVLIALFTMGAIFYVILGHVDISAYLLVPHLKDGASWAIITFCLAGVLMGYLWHNAFPSSVLMGDAGSRALGFYTGVCVMVSGNPFLFLATSSIIFINGGMGLLKVALKRFCHINILEKIRFPLHDHMRKNRGWSPTQVLIKFMEIQLLITVAMLGIFFKIR; from the coding sequence ATGCTTTACTATCTTGGCGGACTCCTTAAAAACTATTGGGGACCAGCAAGACTTCTTCAGTCCTATGCAGTCTTAATCGGTATTGCCCTGTACACGGGTTTTTTCCTTACAAAAATAATTCTTCCGAAGTTTTATAAATTCCTTCCTTCTGACAGGGGACGGGAATTTACACTTACAAAGGAAACCGCAAAAGGAAAGCCTACAGGTTCCGGTGTAGTTTTTATTACAATATTTGTTCTGCTGAGTTTTCTGTTTGCTCCTCTTGATTATCTTCAGGCAGGAATTCTTTTTCTTACCTGGCTTATGATGCTTACCGGCTTTCTTGATGACAGAAGCAGTTCGGGCTGGGGTGAATATTTAAAGGGATTTCTGGATCTTGTAATTGCTGTATCTGCAGCTTTTCTTTCGGCTCACTATCTGGGTTCAACTTCTGCAGACGGAAACCTTTGCTTCTGGCTGCCGTTTGTTTCCAACACAATCAAAGTTCCTTACTGGCTTTACATAATCATTACAACCATAATGCTGTGGATGTCCGTTAACACGACAAACTGTACTGACGGTGTAGACGGGCTCAGTTCTTCACTGGTTCTGATTGCATTGTTTACTATGGGAGCAATTTTCTATGTTATTCTGGGACACGTGGATATTTCTGCATATCTTCTTGTTCCGCATCTTAAGGACGGCGCTTCATGGGCAATTATTACGTTCTGCCTGGCTGGAGTTCTTATGGGTTATCTTTGGCACAACGCTTTTCCAAGTTCGGTACTTATGGGAGATGCAGGTTCCAGGGCACTGGGCTTTTATACAGGAGTCTGCGTTATGGTAAGCGGAAACCCGTTCCTTTTTCTTGCAACATCTTCAATTATTTTCATTAACGGCGGAATGGGTCTTCTTAAGGTCGCACTCAAACGGTTCTGCCACATCAATATTCTTGAAAAAATACGGTTCCCGCTTCATGACCACATGAGAAAAAACAGAGGCTGGTCACCGACACAGGTTCTTATTAAGTTTATGGAAATACAGCTTCTTATTACCGTGGCAATGCTGGGAATATTCTTTAAGATCAGATAA
- the galE gene encoding UDP-glucose 4-epimerase GalE, with protein MKVLVIGGAGYIGSHVVKELMSKGHTVTVFDNLSSGLIQNLFPENEFIAGDILHPEDLEAAFARGFDAFIHLAAFKAAGESMVKPEKYSVNNINGTINILNAATAHNCLNMVFSSSAAVFGEPQYLPIDENHPKNPENYYGFTKLKIEEFMAWYEKLKGLKFAALRYFNAAGYDPEGVLYGLERNPANLLPVMMEVAFGKRDKLKVFGNDYPTRDGTCIRDYIHVSDLAVAHVLALEYIASKKESLTLNLGTGNGITVTEMLESTRRITGKEIPADYVERRAGDPAQLTATSKLAEKTLGWKPVYSDVDTLIGSTYKAYEKYYSEHKE; from the coding sequence ATGAAGGTTCTTGTTATTGGCGGTGCCGGATACATCGGAAGCCATGTTGTAAAGGAATTGATGTCAAAGGGACATACCGTAACTGTATTTGACAATCTCTCAAGCGGTCTTATCCAGAATCTTTTCCCCGAAAACGAATTTATTGCAGGCGACATACTTCATCCCGAAGATCTTGAGGCAGCTTTTGCAAGGGGTTTTGATGCATTTATCCACCTGGCGGCATTCAAGGCAGCAGGCGAGTCTATGGTAAAGCCCGAAAAATATTCCGTAAACAACATAAACGGAACAATAAATATTCTGAATGCAGCAACAGCACACAACTGTCTTAACATGGTGTTCTCTTCTAGTGCTGCAGTTTTCGGTGAACCGCAGTATCTTCCGATTGATGAAAACCATCCCAAAAATCCCGAAAATTACTACGGTTTTACAAAGCTTAAAATTGAAGAATTTATGGCCTGGTACGAAAAACTCAAGGGACTCAAATTTGCGGCCCTCAGATATTTCAACGCTGCAGGTTACGATCCCGAAGGTGTTCTTTACGGTCTTGAAAGAAACCCGGCAAACCTTCTTCCGGTAATGATGGAAGTTGCCTTCGGAAAGCGCGATAAACTCAAGGTATTCGGCAATGATTATCCTACACGTGACGGAACTTGTATACGCGACTACATTCACGTTTCTGACCTTGCTGTTGCACATGTTCTTGCACTGGAATACATTGCTTCCAAAAAAGAAAGCCTTACACTCAATCTTGGAACAGGAAACGGAATAACAGTTACCGAAATGCTAGAATCTACACGCCGCATTACAGGAAAAGAAATTCCTGCAGATTACGTGGAACGCCGCGCAGGAGATCCGGCACAGCTTACTGCAACTTCAAAACTTGCAGAAAAGACTCTCGGCTGGAAACCCGTTTACAGCGATGTAGATACACTGATCGGTTCAACATACAAAGCTTACGAAAAGTATTATTCAGAGCACAAGGAATAG